One stretch of Candidatus Bathyarchaeia archaeon DNA includes these proteins:
- a CDS encoding bile acid:sodium symporter family protein: MSEVAAPVASVLIPLFAFLFVVGSMLAMGFSLTVKLILQSLKNLKIVALSLAVNFLIIPAVIIGLGTFLPFPEDVRIGFFILALAAGAPFLPKLAQFAKASIAFAVGLMTLLMVATVILLPIVLPFIIPEAAINPLDIARPLLLLMLFPLGLALLIRQRYESFAEHAAKLLNSVTTVSLLALLFLFFIVYWNPILSTFGTGTILFSVFFIAFALTAGYLLSAKNPDIKRVSGLGAAQRNITASILVASVNFSDKPLVGVTVMVVSLVALVFLMISAGEWGRKKPSHANNLQ, translated from the coding sequence TTGTCTGAGGTCGCTGCGCCAGTTGCTTCCGTACTCATTCCCCTTTTCGCATTTTTGTTCGTAGTCGGCAGTATGCTGGCTATGGGCTTTAGCCTAACCGTAAAGTTGATTTTGCAATCACTGAAAAACTTGAAAATCGTGGCTTTATCGCTCGCTGTAAACTTTCTCATAATCCCCGCGGTCATCATCGGGTTAGGGACTTTTCTTCCCTTTCCTGAAGACGTACGTATCGGTTTTTTTATTCTCGCATTAGCTGCCGGTGCACCTTTCCTTCCCAAGTTAGCTCAGTTTGCTAAGGCAAGCATTGCATTCGCCGTCGGATTAATGACGTTGCTTATGGTCGCAACGGTAATCCTTTTGCCTATTGTTCTGCCATTCATAATTCCTGAGGCAGCAATTAACCCCTTAGACATCGCCCGTCCCCTGCTGCTGCTTATGCTTTTTCCGCTCGGTTTAGCTTTGCTGATAAGGCAACGTTACGAGAGCTTTGCTGAACACGCAGCCAAACTGCTAAACTCAGTTACAACAGTAAGTTTACTGGCGCTGCTTTTCCTCTTTTTCATAGTATACTGGAATCCAATTCTTAGCACATTTGGCACAGGCACCATTCTATTTTCAGTATTCTTCATCGCCTTTGCATTGACTGCCGGTTACCTGCTGAGTGCAAAAAATCCCGACATCAAACGCGTCTCAGGCTTAGGCGCTGCACAACGTAACATCACAGCAAGTATACTTGTTGCTTCGGTCAATTTTTCCGATAAACCCCTAGTCGGCGTGACAGTTATGGTCGTATCGCTGGTTGCTCTTGTATTTCTGATGATTTCCGCTGGCGAATGGGGACGAAAAAAGCCTTCACACGCTAACAATCTCCAATAA
- a CDS encoding sugar phosphate isomerase/epimerase family protein, which yields MSKPRIGLSMLYMLSEPFNKMTKQLDKTPVPHVEIVDDGTHTLNKKRVATLNEAAKSYNLKYSIHAPFADINVASPSKTMLKATMNRLKQSQQYASDLDAYLWVFHPGCKSGISSFYPGADWKQNAQSITELHRNAADLGLKIAMENLPEKYNFLMKTPDDFNRFYKETGLTDIGIVLDTGHAHLEAQIEPFLQQLPNQIAHVHISDNHGETDEHLGLGYGSIDWQQFAKMLKATGFSETVLTEAVFNVEETVQKLQKLFA from the coding sequence ATGTCCAAACCCCGAATCGGGCTTTCTATGCTTTATATGCTCAGCGAACCCTTCAACAAAATGACCAAACAACTTGACAAAACCCCCGTTCCACACGTTGAAATCGTTGATGATGGAACTCACACCTTAAACAAAAAACGTGTAGCAACCCTTAACGAAGCCGCAAAATCCTATAATCTCAAGTACTCCATCCACGCCCCCTTCGCCGACATAAACGTCGCCTCCCCCAGCAAAACCATGCTTAAAGCCACCATGAACCGCCTCAAACAAAGCCAACAATACGCCAGCGATTTGGACGCTTATTTGTGGGTTTTTCATCCCGGCTGCAAATCTGGCATAAGCTCCTTCTATCCCGGCGCAGACTGGAAACAAAACGCTCAAAGCATCACCGAACTGCACCGGAATGCGGCTGATTTGGGGTTGAAAATTGCCATGGAAAACCTGCCTGAAAAATACAACTTCCTCATGAAAACCCCCGATGACTTTAACCGTTTCTACAAGGAAACAGGCTTAACCGACATCGGCATCGTCTTAGACACTGGACACGCGCATTTGGAAGCCCAGATTGAGCCATTTCTGCAACAGTTGCCCAACCAAATCGCCCACGTTCACATCAGCGACAACCACGGAGAAACTGACGAGCACCTTGGTTTAGGTTATGGCTCAATTGACTGGCAGCAATTCGCAAAAATGCTCAAAGCCACCGGTTTCTCAGAAACCGTTCTCACCGAAGCCGTCTTTAACGTAGAGGAAACGGTGCAGAAACTGCAAAAACTATTTGCTTAA
- a CDS encoding glucosidase — protein MSEQDRLNDVHKSNVPWRKWGPYLSERQWGTVREDYSGDGSAWDYFSHDQARSRAYRWGEDGIAGISDDSQLLCFSLAFWNGQDPILKERLFGLTNSEGNHGEDVKEYYFYLDNTPTHSYMKYLYKYPQKAYPYTDLVYTNRARNRYQFEYELIDTEIFDDDRYFDIFVEYAKNSPEDILVKITACNRGKEAAPLNILPTLWFRNVWSDNEGRAKPQLRAMNLQNVSVVEADEPSLGKYYLYCDQDAPLLFTENETNNQRLFGSPNVSKYVKDGINDCVVKNDTSAVNPQKEGTKASVSCRLIIGPGETKTIRLRLSTIAPNALAKNSAAAEGAAIFGKVFETTLNQRRREADQFYESIFPSSFSEDERRILRQALAGMLWSKQFYNYDVAKWLNEHGVDFYHKNSRSVRNSQWFHMANNDIISMPDKWEYPWYAAWDLAFHAVTLSLVDPDFAKQQLNLMLLERYLHPNGQVPAYEWNFNDVNPPVHAWAVLFNYRLEQQLRGQGDFDFLETAFQKLLMNFTWWVNRKDRSGSNVFEGGFLGLDNIGIFDRSAPLPGGAYLEQADGTAWMAMYCQNMLEIAVELARQKPIYEELAIKFFDHFLWIAHALESSGIWDEDEGFFYDILRLPPDVSIKIKVRSMVGLISFCANSIFPSDTLDKLPNFAARVSWFTKNHPELIAAIHRPGKQGTSGRFLVALTDETKLRRILSRMLDENEFLSPYGIRSLSRSYAGNPYSLNLSGHDFSIDYQPAESTTAAFGGNSNWRGPIWFPINVLILRGLLNLYGYYGNSFLVEYPTGSGNKLNLFEVSKRIAARLSNIFLRNKNGLRPVFGGNPKFQVDPYWKDNLLFYEYFHGDNGAGLGASHQTGWTGLVAVLMKLYGSLSSEQVVESEASGARALTGKRSKNEQ, from the coding sequence ATGTCTGAACAAGATAGACTAAACGACGTGCATAAGTCAAATGTGCCTTGGCGTAAATGGGGTCCATACCTAAGTGAGCGCCAGTGGGGAACTGTGCGAGAAGACTACAGCGGGGACGGCTCCGCTTGGGACTATTTTTCGCATGACCAAGCGCGGTCGAGGGCTTACCGTTGGGGCGAAGACGGCATAGCGGGCATTTCAGATGATTCTCAACTGCTCTGCTTTTCTTTGGCTTTTTGGAATGGTCAAGACCCAATTCTGAAAGAACGCCTCTTCGGCTTAACTAACAGCGAAGGCAACCACGGCGAAGACGTCAAAGAGTACTATTTTTATTTGGACAACACGCCAACGCACTCGTACATGAAGTACCTCTACAAGTACCCCCAAAAAGCGTATCCCTATACTGATTTGGTTTATACGAACAGGGCACGTAACCGCTACCAATTTGAATACGAATTGATAGACACCGAAATTTTTGATGATGACCGCTATTTTGACATTTTTGTTGAGTACGCCAAAAACTCGCCTGAAGACATTCTGGTTAAAATAACTGCATGCAACAGGGGCAAGGAAGCTGCACCCCTGAACATACTGCCTACTCTCTGGTTTCGCAATGTGTGGTCTGATAACGAGGGCAGGGCTAAACCGCAGTTAAGAGCAATGAACCTCCAGAATGTCAGCGTTGTTGAGGCTGATGAGCCGTCACTTGGAAAATACTACCTTTACTGTGACCAGGATGCCCCGCTTCTGTTCACTGAAAACGAAACCAACAATCAACGCCTGTTTGGCTCCCCTAACGTGAGCAAATACGTGAAAGACGGCATAAACGACTGCGTCGTAAAAAACGATACTTCTGCCGTGAACCCCCAAAAAGAGGGAACCAAGGCTTCAGTCAGCTGTCGATTAATTATTGGTCCGGGGGAAACGAAAACAATTCGTTTACGGCTAAGTACAATTGCGCCAAACGCACTCGCCAAAAACTCTGCGGCGGCAGAGGGCGCGGCTATTTTCGGAAAAGTCTTCGAAACCACACTTAACCAGCGTCGTCGGGAGGCTGACCAGTTTTATGAATCCATCTTTCCTTCCTCCTTCAGTGAGGATGAACGGCGAATACTGCGGCAAGCTCTTGCAGGAATGCTTTGGAGCAAACAATTCTACAATTACGATGTTGCTAAATGGCTCAACGAGCACGGTGTAGATTTTTACCATAAAAACAGCCGAAGCGTGCGCAATTCCCAATGGTTTCACATGGCAAATAACGACATAATTTCCATGCCTGACAAGTGGGAGTATCCATGGTATGCTGCGTGGGATTTGGCTTTTCATGCCGTCACGTTATCTTTGGTTGACCCCGACTTTGCAAAGCAACAACTGAACTTAATGTTGCTGGAACGTTATCTGCATCCCAATGGTCAAGTCCCCGCGTACGAGTGGAATTTCAACGATGTTAATCCGCCTGTTCATGCTTGGGCAGTGCTTTTCAATTATCGGTTAGAGCAGCAGTTGCGTGGGCAGGGCGATTTTGATTTTTTGGAAACAGCTTTCCAGAAGCTTTTGATGAATTTCACTTGGTGGGTTAACCGCAAAGACCGCAGTGGCAGTAACGTTTTTGAGGGCGGCTTTCTTGGGTTGGACAACATCGGGATTTTTGACCGCAGTGCGCCCTTGCCGGGAGGCGCCTACTTAGAGCAAGCTGACGGTACCGCGTGGATGGCTATGTACTGCCAAAACATGCTTGAGATTGCCGTTGAGTTGGCTCGCCAAAAACCAATCTACGAAGAGTTAGCCATCAAGTTTTTTGACCATTTCTTGTGGATTGCGCATGCTTTGGAATCCAGTGGAATCTGGGACGAGGACGAAGGCTTCTTCTACGACATACTACGTTTGCCTCCCGATGTATCAATTAAAATCAAAGTTCGCTCCATGGTTGGCTTAATCTCGTTTTGCGCCAACAGCATTTTCCCCTCTGACACCTTAGACAAACTGCCTAACTTTGCGGCTCGCGTTTCCTGGTTTACTAAAAATCATCCTGAACTAATAGCCGCCATTCATCGCCCTGGAAAACAAGGAACTTCAGGACGTTTTCTGGTTGCTTTAACAGACGAAACAAAGCTGCGTCGGATTCTTTCCAGGATGCTGGATGAAAACGAGTTTTTAAGTCCCTACGGAATTCGCTCATTATCGCGTTCCTATGCTGGAAACCCGTACTCTCTTAACTTGTCTGGTCACGATTTCAGCATAGATTATCAGCCTGCCGAATCCACAACTGCAGCATTTGGCGGAAATTCAAACTGGCGAGGACCCATCTGGTTTCCGATTAACGTGCTTATTCTTCGGGGGCTCCTTAACTTGTACGGTTATTACGGTAACAGTTTCCTTGTTGAGTACCCTACTGGCTCAGGAAATAAGCTGAACTTGTTTGAAGTTAGCAAACGAATCGCCGCACGGTTGTCAAACATCTTTTTGCGAAACAAGAATGGGTTACGCCCTGTGTTTGGCGGAAACCCCAAGTTTCAAGTTGACCCTTACTGGAAAGACAACCTTCTCTTCTACGAGTACTTCCATGGCGATAACGGCGCTGGGCTTGGTGCAAGCCACCAGACGGGGTGGACTGGGCTGGTTGCTGTTTTGATGAAGCTTTACGGGTCTTTAAGCAGTGAGCAAGTTGTGGAGTCTGAAGCGAGCGGAGCACGTGCATTAACTGGCAAGCGTTCAAAAAACGAACAATAA
- a CDS encoding DUF6325 family protein yields the protein MSSQKSVMYGPMQLFVMGFPGNEFRGEIVPALNEARDKGIIRMIDYVFVMKDEQGNIDWAKGTDLGRKEIKQLDSVIGELLGLGAAGPKGAKTGAEAGAKFAENDRGLSRKEIERIADEIPNNSSALLMIVEHLWAKKIKEALVDADGIMLAQGMLTPEIVMDIGAALAES from the coding sequence ATGTCAAGCCAAAAATCCGTCATGTATGGCCCCATGCAACTGTTTGTGATGGGCTTTCCCGGAAACGAGTTCAGAGGCGAAATAGTCCCCGCGCTCAACGAAGCCAGAGACAAAGGCATCATCCGAATGATTGACTATGTCTTTGTCATGAAAGACGAACAAGGCAACATCGACTGGGCTAAAGGCACAGACTTAGGCAGGAAAGAAATCAAGCAGCTTGACTCAGTCATAGGTGAATTGCTGGGTTTGGGCGCCGCCGGACCAAAAGGAGCAAAAACGGGCGCAGAAGCAGGCGCAAAATTCGCCGAAAACGACAGGGGCCTATCACGAAAAGAAATTGAACGAATTGCAGACGAAATTCCAAACAACAGCTCGGCACTGCTGATGATTGTGGAGCATCTGTGGGCGAAAAAAATCAAAGAAGCATTAGTCGACGCCGACGGAATCATGCTCGCACAAGGTATGCTAACTCCAGAAATAGTAATGGACATCGGAGCAGCATTAGCAGAATCCTAA
- a CDS encoding arylsulfatase, which produces MPLNEYKPGSAFSGIIGRTVDQSSPAWPMPLRAKEGSPNVLFIILDDTGYGQLGCYGSLISTPNLDSLASNGLLYTNMHTTALCSPTRSCILTGRNHHSNGMAAITEISTGYPGYNGYIPFENGFLSEILQQKGYSTYAVGKWHLTPANEISGAGPYNRWPLARGFERYYGFLGGDTNQYYPDLTSDNHNVRPPKTPEEGYHLTEDLVNTAISFIASAKQVAPNKPFFMYFCTGAMHAPHHVPKEWADKYKGKFDDGWEAYREKVFQKQKERGILPENAELSRHDPDVKPWSECSPEEKKVYSRMMEVFAGFLSHTDYHIGRLLDFLKSIGEFYNTLIMVLSDNGASAEGGPHGSINENLFFNNVPELLEDNLKMLDKIGGPETFNHYPWGWTWAGDTPFRRWKRETYRGGTSDAFIVHWSAGIKAKGELRTQYAHAIDMVPTVLEALEIEPPSMIKGVAQSPIQGLSFAHTFDNATAPTHHHTQYFEMLGHRSIYHDGWRAVCPWPGPSFAEAGKPFGMPISAEELTRLDATGWELYNLVEDPTENNNVAQENRPRLIEMIAQWYVEAGKYHVLPVDGRGTSRFAEVRPQIADERTSYIYYPETEPIPPDVAVKVLNRTHTITADVDITSDAVEGLLVSHGANDGGYALYVKDNKLHYVHNYLAKAIYHIESEKTIPTGHHKLRYEFEVTGKPDPAAGKGAAGRGKLFIDNELVGQGDIPVTIPIAIGLSGKFSIGEAPSAPVTPDYKGQFKFTGKINSIVVDVSGELIEDAEAKMRTVMARQ; this is translated from the coding sequence ATGCCTTTAAATGAGTATAAACCTGGAAGCGCATTTTCTGGAATCATCGGTCGCACGGTTGACCAGTCAAGTCCAGCTTGGCCGATGCCTCTTCGAGCCAAGGAAGGTTCTCCAAATGTTTTGTTCATAATTTTGGATGACACCGGTTATGGTCAGCTAGGCTGCTATGGAAGCCTCATATCCACACCTAATCTGGACAGCCTCGCCTCCAATGGCTTACTCTACACCAACATGCACACCACCGCGCTGTGTTCGCCAACTCGGTCATGCATTCTAACTGGAAGAAATCACCATTCAAACGGGATGGCTGCAATAACCGAAATCTCCACTGGCTACCCCGGATATAACGGCTATATCCCCTTCGAGAACGGTTTTCTTTCAGAGATTCTTCAACAAAAAGGATACAGCACATACGCGGTGGGGAAATGGCACCTAACCCCAGCTAACGAAATTTCAGGCGCTGGACCCTACAACCGCTGGCCCTTAGCCCGCGGGTTTGAACGGTACTATGGCTTTTTGGGCGGCGACACCAACCAGTACTATCCTGACTTAACCTCAGATAACCACAACGTTCGACCGCCAAAAACCCCTGAAGAAGGCTACCACTTAACCGAAGACTTGGTAAACACAGCCATCTCCTTCATTGCCAGCGCAAAACAGGTCGCGCCAAACAAGCCTTTCTTCATGTACTTCTGTACAGGCGCAATGCATGCCCCTCACCACGTTCCCAAAGAATGGGCGGACAAGTACAAAGGCAAGTTTGATGATGGTTGGGAAGCCTACCGTGAAAAAGTTTTCCAAAAACAAAAAGAAAGGGGCATACTGCCTGAAAACGCAGAGCTTTCTCGTCATGACCCCGACGTGAAACCTTGGAGCGAATGCTCCCCCGAAGAGAAAAAGGTCTATTCACGCATGATGGAGGTTTTTGCAGGTTTCCTGTCCCACACGGACTACCACATTGGCAGACTGCTGGATTTTCTGAAAAGCATAGGTGAGTTCTACAACACGCTCATAATGGTTCTGTCGGATAACGGCGCCAGCGCAGAGGGCGGACCGCATGGGTCAATCAACGAAAACCTGTTCTTCAACAATGTCCCCGAACTGTTAGAAGATAACCTTAAAATGCTGGACAAAATCGGTGGACCCGAAACCTTCAATCACTACCCGTGGGGATGGACATGGGCTGGTGACACGCCATTTCGCCGATGGAAACGCGAAACCTACCGGGGCGGAACAAGTGACGCCTTCATAGTACACTGGTCCGCAGGCATCAAAGCCAAAGGCGAACTCCGAACCCAATATGCCCACGCCATAGACATGGTTCCCACAGTGCTTGAAGCGTTGGAAATTGAACCGCCATCAATGATTAAAGGCGTTGCGCAGTCTCCAATCCAAGGCTTAAGCTTTGCCCACACCTTCGACAACGCCACAGCCCCAACCCACCACCACACACAGTACTTTGAAATGCTGGGGCACCGCTCGATTTATCATGACGGGTGGCGAGCGGTTTGTCCCTGGCCTGGTCCCTCATTTGCCGAGGCAGGAAAACCGTTTGGTATGCCCATTTCTGCCGAGGAACTTACGCGATTAGACGCGACTGGGTGGGAACTGTACAATCTGGTTGAAGACCCAACTGAAAACAACAACGTCGCACAAGAAAACAGGCCCCGCCTAATCGAGATGATTGCTCAGTGGTATGTTGAAGCAGGCAAATACCACGTGTTACCTGTTGACGGCAGAGGCACTTCACGCTTTGCTGAAGTTAGGCCTCAGATAGCTGATGAACGCACAAGTTACATTTACTACCCTGAAACTGAGCCTATTCCTCCAGACGTTGCTGTGAAGGTGCTTAACCGTACGCACACAATCACCGCAGACGTTGACATAACAAGCGATGCAGTTGAGGGTTTACTTGTTTCACACGGTGCCAATGACGGCGGTTACGCCCTATATGTGAAAGATAACAAACTGCACTACGTACACAATTATTTAGCCAAAGCCATATACCATATTGAATCTGAAAAAACCATTCCCACAGGCCACCATAAGCTGCGTTACGAATTTGAAGTAACTGGAAAGCCTGACCCTGCTGCTGGAAAAGGCGCTGCTGGACGCGGAAAACTCTTCATTGACAACGAACTGGTTGGACAAGGCGATATACCTGTTACTATCCCGATTGCCATTGGCTTAAGCGGAAAATTCTCCATCGGTGAAGCTCCCAGTGCGCCTGTGACTCCTGACTACAAGGGGCAATTCAAGTTTACAGGAAAAATCAACAGCATAGTGGTGGATGTCAGCGGCGAGCTCATTGAAGATGCGGAAGCAAAAATGCGTACGGTAATGGCCAGACAGTGA
- a CDS encoding DUF1622 domain-containing protein, which translates to MSEVEEVFKEAAAGLKLFAEMSSVTIIGVGIAVAVFMVLRALLSRERIVRYLKLRLAFGRFLIIALEFQLAADIIGTAVAPSWDQISKLAAIALIRTFLSYFLDREMKTEEQEKNKYDQTKAD; encoded by the coding sequence ATGAGCGAAGTCGAAGAGGTTTTCAAAGAAGCCGCTGCAGGCTTAAAGCTGTTCGCCGAAATGTCCAGCGTCACCATAATCGGCGTAGGCATCGCGGTGGCGGTTTTCATGGTTTTAAGAGCGCTGCTTTCCCGAGAACGGATTGTCAGGTACCTGAAGCTTCGATTGGCTTTCGGGCGCTTTCTTATCATCGCTTTAGAATTTCAATTAGCCGCTGACATCATTGGCACCGCGGTCGCGCCCAGTTGGGATCAAATCAGCAAACTTGCCGCCATAGCCCTAATCCGAACGTTTTTAAGCTATTTTTTGGACCGTGAAATGAAAACTGAGGAACAAGAAAAAAATAAGTACGACCAAACAAAAGCCGATTGA